The following proteins are encoded in a genomic region of Syngnathus acus chromosome 22, fSynAcu1.2, whole genome shotgun sequence:
- the LOC119116040 gene encoding papilin-like isoform X24, translating to MMLPLLLLQLVLAPALLVSAEDYWEGWGAYGPCSRTCGGGVMVRSRRCITHRNDGGYNCVGPDKSYLACNTQECPAGTKDYREEQCAQFDGADFKGSRYSWVPYYGAENPCELNCVPKGENFVYRHSATVKDGTPCHPGRLDICVEGVCRRIGCDNILDSNMQEDPCLQCGGQGQTCSLVRNTFNTQRLAPGYNQMFTIPAGATSISIREKHPSRNYLAVRNLQGDYYLNGHWSLEFTSAAQIAGTKLYYQRGVEGDNLPESIIGRGPTTEPLVVELISQEPNQGVEYEYYLPVGHPTEGYAWSFGSWSACSKECGIGYQSRAVYCSIDNEAVPDHLCPYYARPESNRTCNPQACPVTYAWRTSEWTDCNVACGGGFQYRGVDCLYNDESGPRVVEDAYCAQYTQAPTDQQKCNMQRCTDHPGSAIISYIPSENAVQCRTTTYGCCYDRTTPAAGPNGEGCRDPPAPFERSICSLPKAAGSCSSWTARYFFDVLSGKCTEFWYGGCHGNSNHFATQEECHRVCHEPNGNGNGNGNGNGNGNGNGNGNGDGDGNGNGHANGNGNGNGRTNGNGNGHTNGNGNGNGYTNGNGNGRSNGNGNGNGRTNGNGNGNGHTNGNGNGNGYSNGNGNGNGHPNGNGNGNGHGNGNGNGYSNGNGNGNGRTNGNGNGNGRPNGNGNGNGRPNGNGNGNGYSNGNGNGNGHPNGNGNGHPNGNGNGYSNGNGNGNGHPNGNGNGNGNGHPNGNGNGNGNGHPNGNGNGNGNGHPNGNGNGNGNGHPNGNGNGNGYSNGNGNGNGRTNGNGNGNGRTNGNGNGRPNGNGHTNGNGNGRSNGNGNGNGRNGNGHSNGNGNGNGNGNGNGYPNGNGNGRSNGYGQRANGNGNGNGNGEDYNGNGHDNGNGNGRSNGHTQRVASSVAHTAHKARFVLKARRPHFITVKKHLIPAASLTLPAQVKIDQSDPSAVEALAGQTVVLPCRVSPPPSSTVALQWSKDGAALTSRRHQQQPNGSLLLGPVSKSDEGWFLCVATKEQERDHRYVYLTVSEGASRPQPTSLPTDELSPGFTLERSAASLLEMRAGQAARLPCTVVPATSLRYVSIQWSRDGRTLSDSRFVQQLDGTLLIESLRTEDAGVYTCSASTQHQLEQRRVHLRVQAALRITKAPDNIQVPEGSTALLPCVASGVDVSIGWSRNGVPVRPDGRKVQVSADGSLILNNVQASDEGTYTCNAYAGIYSASASADVRLLKNVQTGGVMTSPSGTPCLDQPELANCELVVYAQLCANQYYAAFCCASCARQARSGDRLAR from the exons ATGATGCTGCCTCTGTTGCTCCTCCAGCTGGTCCTGGCTCCAGCCCTTTTG GTGTCCGCTGAGGACTACTGGGAGGGGTGGGGTGCATACGGACCATGCAGTCGGACCTGCGGCGGTGGTGTGATGGTCAGAAGCAGACGCTGTATCACCCACAG AAACGACGGAGGCTACAACTGTGTTGGACCTGACAAGTCTTACCTGGCCTGTAACACTCAG GAGTGTCCCGCGGGAACTAAGGATTACCGTGAGGAGCAGTGCGCCCAGTTCGATGGGGCTGACTTCAAGGGGTCACGTTACAGCTGGGTGCCTTATTACGGAG CCGAGAACCCCTGCGAGCTGAACTGCGTGCCAAAGGGAGAGAACTTTGTCTACCGCCACAGTGCCACCGTTAAGGACGGAACACCTTGCCATCCCGGACGCCTTGACATTTGTGTGGAGGGAGTCTGCAGG CGCATAGGCTGCGACAACATACTGGACTCCAACATGCAGGAGGACCCCTGCCTGCAGTGCGGAGGCCAAGGACAGACCTGCTCACTGGTCAGGAACACCTTCAACACGCAGCGTCTTGCTCCCG GTTACAACCAGATGTTCACCATCCCCGCTGGAGCCACCTCCATCAGCATTAGAGAGAAACACCCTTCACGCAATTACCTCG CTGTCAGGAACCTGCAAGGAGATTACTACCTGAACGGTCACTGGTCCCTGGAGTTCACCAGTGCTGCCCAAATTGCCGGCACCAAGCTGTACTACCAACGAGGCGTAGAGGGCGACAACCTTCCCGAGTCCATCATCGGCCGCGGACCCACCACCGAGCCCCTCGTCGTGGAG CTGATCAGCCAGGAGCCCAACCAGGGTGTGGAGTACGAGTACTACCTTCCCGTGGGACACCCCACAGAGGGATACGCCTGGAGCTTCGGATCTTGGTCCGCCTGCAGCAAAGAGTGCGGAATTG GCTATCAGTCCAGAGCCGTCTACTGCTCCATCGACAACGAGGCCGTGCCCGACCACCTGTGCCCGTACTATGCCCGACCCGAGAGCAACAGAACCTGCAACCCTCAGGCCTGCCCTGTCACCTACGC CTGGAGAACCAGCGAGTGGACCGACTGCAACGTGGCATGCGGAGGCGGATTCCAGTATCGCGGCGTGGACTGTCTCTACAATGACGAGTCGGGACCCCGCGTGGTCGAGGACGCCTACTGCGCTCAGTACACTCAGGCACCCACTGACCAGCAGAAATGCAACATGCAGCGCTGCACCGACCACCCCGGAAGTGCG ATCATTTCCTACATCCCCTCTGAGAACGCCGTTCAGTGCCGCACCACCACCTACGGGTGCTGCTACGACCGCACCACCCCTGCTGCCGGGCCCAATGGAGAGGGCTGCCGTGACCCACCCGCACCTT TCGAGCGCTCCATCTGCTCACTGCCTAAGGCCGCTGGATCCTGCTCCAGCTGGACGGCGCGCTACTTCTTTGATGTTCTAAGCGGCAAGTGTACCGAGTTCTGGTACGGAGGCTGCCACGGCAACAGCAATCACTTTGCAACACAGGAGGAGTGCCACAGGGTCTGCCACGAGCCTAATGGCAATGGAAACGGCAATGGAAACGGAAATGGAAACGGAAACGGAAACGGAAATGGAAATGGTGACGGTGACGGTAACGGTAACGGCCACGCCAATGGAAATGGCAATGGTAATGGCCGCACCAATGGAAATGGCAACGGCCACACCAACGGAAACGGAAATGGTAACGGTTACACAAACGGAAACGGTAACGGCCGCTCAAATGGAAATGGCAACGGTAATGGCCGCACCAACGGAAACGGTAACGGCAACGGCCACACCAACGGAAATGGCAATGGTAACGGTTACTCAAACGGCAATGGAAATGGTAACGGCCACCCCAACGGCAATGGAAACGGTAACGGCC ACGGCAACGGCAATGGTAATGGTTACTCAAACGGCAATGGAAACGGTAACGGCCGCACCAACGGCAATGGAAACGGTAACGGACGCCCCAACGGCAATGGAAACGGTAACGGCCGCCCCAACGGCAATGGCAATGGTAACGGTTACTCAAACGGCAATGGAAACGGTAACGGCCACCCCAATGGAAACGGTAACGGCCACCCCAACGGCAATGGTAACGGTTACTCAAACGGCAATGGAAACGGTAACGGCCACCCCAACGGCAATGGCAATGGAAACGGTAACGGCCACCCCAACGGCAATGGCAATGGAAACGGTAACGGCCACCCCAACGGCAATGGCAATGGAAACGGTAACGGCCACCCCAACGGCAATGGCAATGGAAACGGTAACGGCCACCCCAACGGCAACGGCAATGGTAATGGTTACTCAAACGGCAATGGAAACGGTAACGGCCGCACCAACGGCAATGGAAATGGTAACGGCCGCACCAACGGTAATGGTAACGGTCGCCCCAACGGTAACGGGCACACCAACGGAAATGGCAACGGTCGCTCCAACGGAAATGGAAACGGTAACGGCCGCAACGGTAATGGTCACTCCAACGGTAATGGAAACGGAAATGGAAACGGTAATGGAAATGGTTACCCAAACGGTAACGGAAATGGCCGCTCCAACGGATATGGACAGCGCGCCAACGGAAATGGCAACGGCAACGGAAATGGCGAGGACTACAACGGAAACGGCCACGACAACGGAAACGGCAATGGCCGCTCCAATGGTCACACCCAGAGGGTAGCATCCAGCGTGGCCCACACTGCCCACAAGGCCCGCTTTGTCTTGAAAGCCCGCAGGCCTCACTTTATCACCGTGAAAAAGCACCTTATCCCCGCAGCCAG TTTGACTTTGCCAGCCCAGGTCAAGATTGACCAGTCGGACCCGTCCGCCGTAGAGGCCCTGGCGGGCCAGACGGTGGTGCTGCCCTGCAGAGTCAGCCCACCGCCCAGTTCCACCGTGGCGCTCCAGTGGAGCAAGGACGGAGCCGCATTGACATCACGCAG ACATCAACAGCAGCCCAACGGTTCGCTGCTGCTCGGCCCTGTCAGCAAGTCGGACGAAGGCTGGTTCTTGTGTGTGGCCACCAAGGAGCAGGAAAGAGACCACCGCTACGTTTACCTGACTGTCTCAG AGGGAGCGTCCCGGCCGCAGCCCACCTCCTTGCCGACGGACGAGCTTTCGCCAGG GTTCACCCTGGAGCGCTCGGCCGCATCCTTGCTGGAGATGCGAGCGGGACAGGCGGCCCGACTGCCGTGCACCGTCGTACCCGCAACCTCACTCAGATACGTCAGCATACAATGGAGCCGAGACGGACGCACACTCAGCGACTCCAG GTTTGTCCAGCAGTTAGATGGCACACTGCTCATTGAGTCACTTCGGACTGAGGACGCCGGTGTGTACACTTGCTCCGCCTCCACGCAGCATCAGCTGGAGCAGAGACGCGTACATCTCAGAGTTCAAG CTGCCTTGCGGATCACCAAAGCTCCCGACAACATCCAAGTACCTGAAGGCAGCACGGCACTGCTACCCTGCGTGGCGTCGGGAGTCGACGTAAGCATCGGCTGGTCCAG GAACGGCGTCCCAGTGCGTCCGGACGGACGTAAGGTCCAGGTGTCTGCCGACGGGAGCCTGATCCTCAACAATGTGCAGGCATCCGACGAGGGCACCTACACGTGCAACGCCTACGCCGGCATCTACTCGGCCAGCGCCTCGGCTGACGTGCGCCTCctcaaaaatgtgcaaacag GCGGGGTTATGACATCACCATCGGGGACGCCGTGCTTGGACCAGCCTGAATTGGCCAACTGCGAGCTGGTGGTCTACGCCCAGCTGTGCGCCAACCAGTACTACGCTGCCTTCTGTTGTGCCAGCTGTGCCCGCCAAGCACGCAGCGGTGACAGGTTAGCTCGGTGA
- the LOC119116040 gene encoding papilin-like isoform X20, with the protein MMLPLLLLQLVLAPALLVSAEDYWEGWGAYGPCSRTCGGGVMVRSRRCITHRNDGGYNCVGPDKSYLACNTQECPAGTKDYREEQCAQFDGADFKGSRYSWVPYYGAENPCELNCVPKGENFVYRHSATVKDGTPCHPGRLDICVEGVCRRIGCDNILDSNMQEDPCLQCGGQGQTCSLVRNTFNTQRLAPGYNQMFTIPAGATSISIREKHPSRNYLAVRNLQGDYYLNGHWSLEFTSAAQIAGTKLYYQRGVEGDNLPESIIGRGPTTEPLVVELISQEPNQGVEYEYYLPVGHPTEGYAWSFGSWSACSKECGIGYQSRAVYCSIDNEAVPDHLCPYYARPESNRTCNPQACPVTYAWRTSEWTDCNVACGGGFQYRGVDCLYNDESGPRVVEDAYCAQYTQAPTDQQKCNMQRCTDHPGSAIISYIPSENAVQCRTTTYGCCYDRTTPAAGPNGEGCRDPPAPFERSICSLPKAAGSCSSWTARYFFDVLSGKCTEFWYGGCHGNSNHFATQEECHRVCHEPNGNGNGNGNGNGNGNGNGNGNGDGDGNGNGHANGNGNGNGRTNGNGNGHTNGNGNGNGYTNGNGNGRSNGNGNGNGRTNGNGNGNGHTNGNGNGNGYSNGNGNGNGHPNGNGNGNGHPNGNGNGNGNGNGHPNGNGNGNGHPNGNGNGNGNGHPNGNGNGNGHPNGNGNDNGHPNGNGNGNGHPNGNGNGNGNGHPNGNGNGNGYSNGNGNGNGRTNGNGNGNGRPNGNGNGNGRPNGNGNGNGYSNGNGNGNGHPNGNGNGHPNGNGNGYSNGNGNGNGHPNGNGNGNGNGHPNGNGNGNGNGHPNGNGNGHTNGNGNGRSNGNGNGNGRNGNGHSNGNGNGNGNGNGNGYPNGNGNGRSNGYGQRANGNGNGNGNGEDYNGNGHDNGNGNGRSNGHTQRVASSVAHTAHKARFVLKARRPHFITVKKHLIPAASLTLPAQVKIDQSDPSAVEALAGQTVVLPCRVSPPPSSTVALQWSKDGAALTSRRHQQQPNGSLLLGPVSKSDEGWFLCVATKEQERDHRYVYLTVSEGASRPQPTSLPTDELSPGFTLERSAASLLEMRAGQAARLPCTVVPATSLRYVSIQWSRDGRTLSDSRFVQQLDGTLLIESLRTEDAGVYTCSASTQHQLEQRRVHLRVQAALRITKAPDNIQVPEGSTALLPCVASGVDVSIGWSRNGVPVRPDGRKVQVSADGSLILNNVQASDEGTYTCNAYAGIYSASASADVRLLKNVQTGGVMTSPSGTPCLDQPELANCELVVYAQLCANQYYAAFCCASCARQARSGDRLAR; encoded by the exons ATGATGCTGCCTCTGTTGCTCCTCCAGCTGGTCCTGGCTCCAGCCCTTTTG GTGTCCGCTGAGGACTACTGGGAGGGGTGGGGTGCATACGGACCATGCAGTCGGACCTGCGGCGGTGGTGTGATGGTCAGAAGCAGACGCTGTATCACCCACAG AAACGACGGAGGCTACAACTGTGTTGGACCTGACAAGTCTTACCTGGCCTGTAACACTCAG GAGTGTCCCGCGGGAACTAAGGATTACCGTGAGGAGCAGTGCGCCCAGTTCGATGGGGCTGACTTCAAGGGGTCACGTTACAGCTGGGTGCCTTATTACGGAG CCGAGAACCCCTGCGAGCTGAACTGCGTGCCAAAGGGAGAGAACTTTGTCTACCGCCACAGTGCCACCGTTAAGGACGGAACACCTTGCCATCCCGGACGCCTTGACATTTGTGTGGAGGGAGTCTGCAGG CGCATAGGCTGCGACAACATACTGGACTCCAACATGCAGGAGGACCCCTGCCTGCAGTGCGGAGGCCAAGGACAGACCTGCTCACTGGTCAGGAACACCTTCAACACGCAGCGTCTTGCTCCCG GTTACAACCAGATGTTCACCATCCCCGCTGGAGCCACCTCCATCAGCATTAGAGAGAAACACCCTTCACGCAATTACCTCG CTGTCAGGAACCTGCAAGGAGATTACTACCTGAACGGTCACTGGTCCCTGGAGTTCACCAGTGCTGCCCAAATTGCCGGCACCAAGCTGTACTACCAACGAGGCGTAGAGGGCGACAACCTTCCCGAGTCCATCATCGGCCGCGGACCCACCACCGAGCCCCTCGTCGTGGAG CTGATCAGCCAGGAGCCCAACCAGGGTGTGGAGTACGAGTACTACCTTCCCGTGGGACACCCCACAGAGGGATACGCCTGGAGCTTCGGATCTTGGTCCGCCTGCAGCAAAGAGTGCGGAATTG GCTATCAGTCCAGAGCCGTCTACTGCTCCATCGACAACGAGGCCGTGCCCGACCACCTGTGCCCGTACTATGCCCGACCCGAGAGCAACAGAACCTGCAACCCTCAGGCCTGCCCTGTCACCTACGC CTGGAGAACCAGCGAGTGGACCGACTGCAACGTGGCATGCGGAGGCGGATTCCAGTATCGCGGCGTGGACTGTCTCTACAATGACGAGTCGGGACCCCGCGTGGTCGAGGACGCCTACTGCGCTCAGTACACTCAGGCACCCACTGACCAGCAGAAATGCAACATGCAGCGCTGCACCGACCACCCCGGAAGTGCG ATCATTTCCTACATCCCCTCTGAGAACGCCGTTCAGTGCCGCACCACCACCTACGGGTGCTGCTACGACCGCACCACCCCTGCTGCCGGGCCCAATGGAGAGGGCTGCCGTGACCCACCCGCACCTT TCGAGCGCTCCATCTGCTCACTGCCTAAGGCCGCTGGATCCTGCTCCAGCTGGACGGCGCGCTACTTCTTTGATGTTCTAAGCGGCAAGTGTACCGAGTTCTGGTACGGAGGCTGCCACGGCAACAGCAATCACTTTGCAACACAGGAGGAGTGCCACAGGGTCTGCCACGAGCCTAATGGCAATGGAAACGGCAATGGAAACGGAAATGGAAACGGAAACGGAAACGGAAATGGAAATGGTGACGGTGACGGTAACGGTAACGGCCACGCCAATGGAAATGGCAATGGTAATGGCCGCACCAATGGAAATGGCAACGGCCACACCAACGGAAACGGAAATGGTAACGGTTACACAAACGGAAACGGTAACGGCCGCTCAAATGGAAATGGCAACGGTAATGGCCGCACCAACGGAAACGGTAACGGCAACGGCCACACCAACGGAAATGGCAATGGTAACGGTTACTCAAACGGCAATGGAAATGGTAACGGCCACCCCAACGGCAATGGAAACGGTAACGGCCACCCCAACGGCAATGGCAATGGCAATGGAAACGGTAACGGCCACCCCAACGGCAATGGAAACGGTAACGGCCACCCCAACGGCAATGGCAATGGAAACGGTAACGGCCACCCCAACGGAAATGGAAACGGTAACGGCCACCCCAACGGAAATGGAAACGATAACGGCCACCCCAATGGCAATGGAAACGGTAACGGCCACCCCAACGGCAATGGCAATGGAAACGGTAACGGCCATCCCAACGGCAACGGCAATGGTAATGGTTACTCAAACGGCAATGGAAACGGTAACGGCCGCACCAACGGCAATGGAAACGGTAACGGACGCCCCAACGGCAATGGAAACGGTAACGGCCGCCCCAACGGCAATGGCAATGGTAACGGTTACTCAAACGGCAATGGAAACGGTAACGGCCACCCCAATGGAAACGGTAACGGCCACCCCAACGGCAATGGTAACGGTTACTCAAACGGCAATGGAAACGGTAACGGCCACCCCAACGGCAATGGCAATGGAAACGGTAACGGCCACCCCAACGGCAATGGCAATGGAAACGGTAACGGCCACCCCAACGG CAACGGTAACGGGCACACCAACGGAAATGGCAACGGTCGCTCCAACGGAAATGGAAACGGTAACGGCCGCAACGGTAATGGTCACTCCAACGGTAATGGAAACGGAAATGGAAACGGTAATGGAAATGGTTACCCAAACGGTAACGGAAATGGCCGCTCCAACGGATATGGACAGCGCGCCAACGGAAATGGCAACGGCAACGGAAATGGCGAGGACTACAACGGAAACGGCCACGACAACGGAAACGGCAATGGCCGCTCCAATGGTCACACCCAGAGGGTAGCATCCAGCGTGGCCCACACTGCCCACAAGGCCCGCTTTGTCTTGAAAGCCCGCAGGCCTCACTTTATCACCGTGAAAAAGCACCTTATCCCCGCAGCCAG TTTGACTTTGCCAGCCCAGGTCAAGATTGACCAGTCGGACCCGTCCGCCGTAGAGGCCCTGGCGGGCCAGACGGTGGTGCTGCCCTGCAGAGTCAGCCCACCGCCCAGTTCCACCGTGGCGCTCCAGTGGAGCAAGGACGGAGCCGCATTGACATCACGCAG ACATCAACAGCAGCCCAACGGTTCGCTGCTGCTCGGCCCTGTCAGCAAGTCGGACGAAGGCTGGTTCTTGTGTGTGGCCACCAAGGAGCAGGAAAGAGACCACCGCTACGTTTACCTGACTGTCTCAG AGGGAGCGTCCCGGCCGCAGCCCACCTCCTTGCCGACGGACGAGCTTTCGCCAGG GTTCACCCTGGAGCGCTCGGCCGCATCCTTGCTGGAGATGCGAGCGGGACAGGCGGCCCGACTGCCGTGCACCGTCGTACCCGCAACCTCACTCAGATACGTCAGCATACAATGGAGCCGAGACGGACGCACACTCAGCGACTCCAG GTTTGTCCAGCAGTTAGATGGCACACTGCTCATTGAGTCACTTCGGACTGAGGACGCCGGTGTGTACACTTGCTCCGCCTCCACGCAGCATCAGCTGGAGCAGAGACGCGTACATCTCAGAGTTCAAG CTGCCTTGCGGATCACCAAAGCTCCCGACAACATCCAAGTACCTGAAGGCAGCACGGCACTGCTACCCTGCGTGGCGTCGGGAGTCGACGTAAGCATCGGCTGGTCCAG GAACGGCGTCCCAGTGCGTCCGGACGGACGTAAGGTCCAGGTGTCTGCCGACGGGAGCCTGATCCTCAACAATGTGCAGGCATCCGACGAGGGCACCTACACGTGCAACGCCTACGCCGGCATCTACTCGGCCAGCGCCTCGGCTGACGTGCGCCTCctcaaaaatgtgcaaacag GCGGGGTTATGACATCACCATCGGGGACGCCGTGCTTGGACCAGCCTGAATTGGCCAACTGCGAGCTGGTGGTCTACGCCCAGCTGTGCGCCAACCAGTACTACGCTGCCTTCTGTTGTGCCAGCTGTGCCCGCCAAGCACGCAGCGGTGACAGGTTAGCTCGGTGA